The DNA window GATGACGACGATCCGCGTCGCTCGCGCCTACACCGGCCGCAGCAAAATCGTGAAATTCGCCGGCTGCTATCACGGCCACTCTGACCTGGTGCTTGTCGCCGCCGGATCAGGGCCGTCGACATTAGGGACGCCGGATTCAGCCGGCGTGCCGCAAAGCATTGCCCAAGAAGTGATTACAGTGCCGTACAATGATGTGGAATCGTTCCGTGAGGCGATGAACGTTTGGGGCGAGCACGTCGCAGCCGTATTGGTCGAACCGATTGTCGGCAACTTTGGCATCGTCCTGCCGAAACCTGGCTTTTTAGAAGCCGTAAACGACATCACGCACCAGGCGGGGGCGCTTGTTATTTATGATGAAGTGATCACCGCTTTCCGCTTTATGTATGGCGGGGCACAAAACTTGCTCGGCATTGAACCCGACTTGACGGCCATGGGGAAAATTATCGGCGGCGGCTTGCCGATCGGAGCGTACGGCGGACGCCAACATATTATGGAACAAGTTGCTCCGCTCGGTCCGGCTTACCAAGCGGGGACAATGGCTGGCAACCCGGCGTCGATGCTCGCTGGCATCGCCTGCCTTGAAGTGTTGAAGCAAGACGGCGTGTATGATCAACTCGATCGGCTTGGCGCCATGCTTGAGGAAGGCATCATGGCCCATGCCCGCCAATGCGGCCTGCCGGTAACCGTCAATCGTTTAAAAGGCGCGCTTACCGTCTTCTTTACGGAGGAAAAAGTCGAAAACTATGAACAAGCCCAGCGCAGTGATGGCGAACGGTTTGCGACATTTTTCAAGCTGATGCTCAAGCAAGGCGTCAATCTCGCACCGTCCAAGTATGAAGCATGGTTCATCACCCTCGCCCATACAGAAGACGACATCGCTTACACGATCGATGCGGTCGGCCGCGCGTTCCGGCAACTGTAATCGGCAAGGCATGCCGTTCTCGCCTCCGGCAGGCTGACGAAAAATCGATGTTTCCCGCCAGCAGCAATTTCGCAAAGATTCAAAAACCAATTTTTTATTATGGGAGCCTGTTTGTGCCGAATTGGTTGCTTAAATCCTCAGCTCTTCAGATCGACATGCCGTCATCATTCCAGCGCCCGCTGCCAAGCGGGCGCTGTTTGTTTATACGAACGCCG is part of the Geobacillus sp. 46C-IIa genome and encodes:
- a CDS encoding glutamate-1-semialdehyde 2,1-aminomutase, whose translation is MQWTKSEQLYEEALRHIVGGVNSPSRSYKAVGGGAPVVMERAQGAYFWDVDGNRYIDYLAAYGPIIAGHAHPHIAEAIRRAAETGVLYGTPTPHEITFAKMLKEAIPSLEKVRFVNSGTEAVMTTIRVARAYTGRSKIVKFAGCYHGHSDLVLVAAGSGPSTLGTPDSAGVPQSIAQEVITVPYNDVESFREAMNVWGEHVAAVLVEPIVGNFGIVLPKPGFLEAVNDITHQAGALVIYDEVITAFRFMYGGAQNLLGIEPDLTAMGKIIGGGLPIGAYGGRQHIMEQVAPLGPAYQAGTMAGNPASMLAGIACLEVLKQDGVYDQLDRLGAMLEEGIMAHARQCGLPVTVNRLKGALTVFFTEEKVENYEQAQRSDGERFATFFKLMLKQGVNLAPSKYEAWFITLAHTEDDIAYTIDAVGRAFRQL